The Silene latifolia isolate original U9 population chromosome X, ASM4854445v1, whole genome shotgun sequence genome contains the following window.
gagagaaaagattaaaacgatttttaaaaaccgaaatagagttaaggatccggaatgaaccaggtaaaatctataagaaagtggttggtgaaaaagtgtaataaaggggagaaaaataaataaattaatttttttaaattaaataaaaaaacactaaatctgtcacaacatcaaatactaaaaatccacatgtatcctttccctccattgtgccctctccgtcaccatactctcctcaagccccagaactctcatatcgtgctctatcactctcaaccatgtctgtctcggtcttcctctgcctctagggactttttctgttctccaagtctccagcctcctaactggtgcgtccataggtctccttctcacatggccaaactaTCTTAGtaggttttccatcatcttgtatataatttaattgaccatggttagaaaaattatcaaacttctatataatttaattttaacccaaattatATAATATTAACATTGAGATCCCTAAATCGGGTCCATTACACGTtgttattgatttaaaactatatagtataattagttTATATAacttctttaattacattgaagtcccttgatttctggatttaatatatagtattgattgattgataagagaataaaaattagcTCAAGTTGTAAAGGCTCTTTTACCCCCAACGATAAAGTTGGGGATTCGATTCTCACCAACGACATAAATGTGCTCATTTGAAGTTTGAACCACCAAAGAATACAATGCAATAGTTTAAATCTCAGCCTTTTATGGTTTCTTGACTCCCATATCCGCCACTAAATTAATAATCCTAGAGatcaatgacaaggacaaatcaCACACTAATGTGTAATCATAATACGAGtattattttacaaaaaattATTTATGGAAATTTTCATTGTGTTGCCTCGAGGTTTGGCCTAATTTTAATATATACGATCTCACAAGGTTAAGATAATTTTTTTGGGTGTAAACCGGGGTGTTTATATATCTTCGACAATTGTGTATAATCCCCTCGCCACGCGTGCTTTCACGAAGAGGTAAATGGTTAGCCAAAGATAATAAttacactaaaacttgggagagacggtctctcactaagttattgagagaccaatcttttgtacccttttatttatatttcaaTGGTGAAGTCATCCTTGAGCATTTTTTGCACTTTCTCTTTCAGTATTTTTTTGTTAACATATATTGTAAACTTTGAGTTAGAAAAACGTCTTTGTGAGACGCATGAAATATCTATTTTGCACTTTACTTTGTTGAAAAACGGTAAAAATTAAAACGTCAATTTTCAAGCTTTTACGGAggagtaattattattattaatgttcgaTTATACTGGGGAATAAATAGAATATTTTGATATGAGACATATAACTGAACTCAAGAGGTCTCAggagagaccgtctcccactaaattagtgggagatataatagggaaaaaagaaaATCAATAACTTCCTTATCCTATCATGTGAGAGGTCAGGGACCGTATCTCTAAAGTTTGTGTAACTTAAAAACTATGTATTGTACAGAATACTTACTTTGAAATGATACCGAGCTCTTGTATATGTTGCAGTTGCACCAAGTTAAAGTCTAACTTTGCAAACTTGAGAATAGCTTCATTGTGAAGCTCTATGTCTTGGTAAAGTGATATATACTCCCTTGCTCCAAGCCTTGGGAGGCTCTTTTGAACCGGGCACCGTAAAGTGTATAACACACGAGCCGCGAGAGACGGTGGAAGAGAGGGTACCTTGAGCTCAAGGGCCTTCTTAGTGAACCCTAGGGCTTTCTCCAATATAGTTTCTCCATGCAACCTAAGGTGTGTGGCTTCATATAAACTTAACAACCCTTCTACATCCGCGGTTACGAAATCCTTAAGCCCAACTTTCTTGTCTATGAACTCATTGAAAATATCTGCCAAGCAAACAtgatgtggtaaaaaaaaaacatgtagAGTTAATAAGGAAACTCTCGTATGAGACGGCCCTTCGGAGAAGGTGCTTAAAGTCCGGTAAATTTATAATGTTTTACTACGTATATAAGTAATGTTAATTAGTCTTATAAGTCTAATACTCCTTAAACTTAGAGGATTATCTTATGTGTGAGTTGTGACATACCAGTTGAAACATTGTAGCCATGTTGCCGTAGAAGTCGAAACAAAAGGGCTAAGGTTACAAGTTCATAATGCTGGTGATTATTCTCGTCTTTAAAATACTCGAAAACTCGTCGCAACATATCTTGAATTTCCGTCTCAAAGTGGTACGCAATCCCCAAACGCTCAACTGTATCAATAATGCTCAACTTTTCACTTAGATGTTCAATGGTGAAGTCATCCTTGAGCATTTTTTGCACTTTCTCTTTCAGGATTTTGGCTTCTTCGACCCATACATGAACATTCTGCTAAAAAAAAAGGACAATTATTGTTAATTTAAATGCACGTGGGACtacaattaaaattgaaaaaaAGACGATTTTAAAAATGAGTTTTTATTTTCTCTTCGGATTGAACCTTATTGTCACAAGCATATGTGACGAAGAAATCCCCCCAAACGGAAGGATCGAAATTAGCGGACTGACGCTGCAAATTTCCT
Protein-coding sequences here:
- the LOC141621915 gene encoding (+)-delta-cadinene synthase isozyme C2-like, which codes for MAAIASNNNAGNLQRQSANFDPSVWGDFFVTYACDNKNVHVWVEEAKILKEKVQKMLKDDFTIEHLSEKLSIIDTVERLGIAYHFETEIQDMLRRVFEYFKDENNHQHYELVTLALLFRLLRQHGYNVSTDIFNEFIDKKVGLKDFVTADVEGLLSLYEATHLRLHGETILEKALGFTKKALELKVPSLPPSLAARVLYTLRCPVQKSLPRLGAREYISLYQDIELHNEAILKFAKLDFNLVQLQHIQELGIISKWWKELDVKNKLSYARDRITECYFWILGVYYEPQYALARKFAVKVIALT